One region of Roseicitreum antarcticum genomic DNA includes:
- a CDS encoding M24 family metallopeptidase encodes MSRALMPNLLTPQDLEPNWRWEGRLPAWGHTSVDFERRIDHDRLRRYRLARTRQALQASKAGTLLLFDVNNIRYVSATKIGEWERDKMCRFCLLTGDDAPYVWDFGSAAMHHKKFSDWLVPDHCRAGVVGMRGTIPPEFGLMRKYAKEIAGLIRDAGMGDMPVGVDYAETAMFHALAAEGLNVVDGQQIMLAAREIKNWDEIQLLTQAAAMVDGVYHMIYEELKPGIRENDIVALSNKMLYEMGSDDVEAINAISGERCNPHPHNFTDRYFRPGDQAFFDILQSYQGYRTCYYRTFNIGRSTPSQNDAYVKAREWIDASIAMIKPGVSTDKVAAVWPKAEEFGFPDEDTAFGLQFGHGLGLALHERPIISRAISMDHPMEIKTGMVFALETYCPASDGYSAARIEEEVVVTETGCEVISLFPAEELPIANRY; translated from the coding sequence ATGTCACGAGCGCTGATGCCGAACCTGCTGACACCGCAGGATCTTGAACCCAATTGGCGTTGGGAGGGGCGGTTGCCCGCCTGGGGCCACACCTCGGTCGATTTTGAACGCCGGATAGACCATGACCGACTGCGCCGCTACCGGCTGGCGCGCACGCGTCAGGCGCTTCAGGCGTCAAAAGCAGGCACGCTGTTGTTGTTTGACGTGAACAACATCCGCTACGTCAGCGCCACCAAGATCGGCGAATGGGAACGCGACAAAATGTGCCGGTTCTGCCTGCTGACCGGCGATGATGCCCCGTATGTCTGGGACTTCGGTTCAGCAGCAATGCACCACAAGAAATTTTCCGACTGGCTGGTGCCGGACCATTGTCGCGCCGGAGTCGTGGGGATGCGCGGTACGATCCCGCCCGAATTCGGGTTGATGCGGAAGTATGCAAAGGAAATTGCCGGGCTGATCCGCGATGCAGGCATGGGAGACATGCCGGTGGGCGTGGACTATGCCGAAACCGCGATGTTCCACGCGCTGGCGGCAGAAGGCCTGAATGTCGTCGATGGCCAGCAGATCATGCTTGCCGCGCGCGAAATCAAGAACTGGGACGAGATCCAGCTGCTGACGCAAGCCGCCGCGATGGTCGATGGCGTTTATCATATGATCTATGAAGAACTGAAGCCCGGCATTCGTGAGAATGACATCGTCGCGCTGTCGAACAAGATGCTCTACGAGATGGGCAGCGACGACGTCGAGGCGATAAACGCGATCTCGGGCGAACGCTGCAATCCGCACCCGCATAACTTCACCGACCGCTATTTCCGCCCTGGCGATCAGGCGTTTTTCGATATTCTGCAAAGCTATCAAGGGTATCGAACCTGTTACTACCGGACCTTCAACATCGGGCGCTCGACGCCGTCGCAAAACGATGCCTATGTGAAAGCCCGCGAATGGATCGACGCCTCGATCGCCATGATCAAACCCGGGGTGTCCACCGACAAGGTGGCAGCCGTCTGGCCAAAGGCCGAAGAATTCGGCTTTCCGGATGAGGATACGGCCTTCGGGCTGCAATTCGGTCATGGGCTGGGGCTTGCGCTGCACGAACGTCCGATCATCAGCCGCGCCATCAGCATGGATCATCCCATGGAGATCAAGACCGGCATGGTTTTCGCCCTGGAAACCTATTGCCCGGCATCGGACGGCTATTCAGCCGCCCGGATCGAGGAAGAGGTCGTGGTGACCGAAACCGGCTGCGAAGTCATCAGCCTGTTCCCCGCCGAAGAACTGCCCATCGCAAACCGTTACTGA
- a CDS encoding ABC transporter substrate-binding protein, with amino-acid sequence MIERRPRTRSGKSYSLHPSAAFLEHFSQLADRIDRMARSTFDMSQSATGATDYYFGGSYQAGRAAIAPPSALPAPLKLSGGLRILVHGDPTFMVMEGLKRQFEQMVGADIHQRAFSIDRLREEALRNAERPKSSYDLIAVDLPWMGEFVEQGVIAPLTDVMDVSRLDPADFHTAGWRATHWGGRPYGVPSQTTPELMFYRKDWFARDGLEPPVTTDAVINAARHFHDPRRGRYGVAWNAARGTALGHTFMMTCAAFGQPIIDIPEIAGGYDADNLAQGGFQPMLNTERALQAADYLMQLLDYAPPDILSMSWYERVRPYGAGRVAMAYGYTLLAPYFELDPNSPAKGNTGYLPHPYGPQGAPIAPVGGYALCIPTNLPEERLEDAVEALVAFTSPAAQKLYVQNGSRTAPRYSVGADPEVRRLSPIFGLVDQMSWRDELQFWPRPPIPQISEIISICGHELHDMLRGIVTPRDALDRVQARAEKILKH; translated from the coding sequence GTGATCGAACGGCGCCCGCGCACCCGAAGCGGGAAAAGCTATTCACTCCATCCGAGCGCTGCGTTTCTGGAACATTTCAGTCAACTGGCTGACCGGATCGACCGCATGGCCCGCAGCACGTTCGACATGTCGCAATCTGCCACTGGTGCGACGGACTATTACTTTGGCGGCTCCTATCAGGCCGGGCGCGCAGCAATCGCACCGCCCAGCGCCCTGCCCGCGCCCCTGAAGCTGTCGGGCGGGCTTCGGATCTTGGTGCATGGGGACCCCACCTTCATGGTGATGGAGGGGCTGAAGCGCCAATTTGAACAGATGGTTGGTGCCGATATTCACCAGCGCGCGTTTTCCATCGACCGATTGCGCGAAGAAGCGTTGCGCAACGCCGAACGACCCAAAAGCAGCTATGATCTGATTGCTGTGGACCTGCCCTGGATGGGTGAGTTCGTCGAACAAGGGGTGATCGCACCGCTGACCGACGTGATGGATGTCTCCCGCCTCGACCCTGCAGATTTTCACACCGCCGGTTGGCGCGCGACGCATTGGGGCGGCCGCCCCTACGGTGTACCCAGCCAGACCACGCCCGAACTGATGTTCTACCGCAAGGACTGGTTTGCCCGCGACGGGTTGGAGCCGCCGGTGACCACCGACGCAGTCATCAACGCCGCCCGCCATTTCCACGACCCCCGGCGCGGGCGCTACGGGGTGGCGTGGAACGCCGCGCGCGGCACAGCGCTGGGGCATACGTTTATGATGACGTGTGCAGCCTTTGGCCAGCCGATCATCGACATTCCAGAAATTGCCGGCGGCTATGATGCAGATAATCTGGCGCAGGGCGGCTTTCAGCCAATGCTGAACACCGAGCGCGCCTTGCAGGCTGCGGATTACCTGATGCAACTGCTGGACTACGCGCCGCCCGACATCCTGTCGATGTCTTGGTATGAGCGCGTGCGCCCCTACGGTGCCGGTCGTGTCGCCATGGCTTACGGATATACCCTTTTGGCCCCGTACTTCGAACTGGACCCCAACAGCCCCGCCAAGGGAAATACCGGCTACCTGCCGCATCCCTACGGGCCACAGGGCGCGCCCATCGCGCCGGTTGGAGGCTATGCGCTGTGTATCCCGACGAATCTGCCGGAAGAGCGGCTGGAGGACGCGGTCGAGGCATTGGTCGCCTTCACATCTCCCGCCGCGCAGAAACTGTATGTCCAGAACGGTAGCCGGACCGCGCCGCGCTACTCGGTCGGAGCGGACCCCGAGGTACGGCGCCTGTCGCCGATCTTCGGTCTGGTCGATCAGATGTCCTGGCGCGACGAACTGCAATTCTGGCCGCGTCCACCGATCCCACAGATTTCAGAGATCATCAGCATCTGCGGGCATGAGTTGCACGACATGTTGCGCGGGATCGTCACGCCGCGCGACGCACTGGACCGGGTGCAGGCGCGCGCCGAGAAGATTTTGAAACATTAG
- a CDS encoding SDR family NAD(P)-dependent oxidoreductase yields the protein MDPNRLKGKNILITGAGRGMGAANAQNFAAQGANVCLGDLDQDEAQAMADRINAEGNGQAIAVRMDVTHRADNAAAVAATVEAFGSINVGLFNAGLNKPRFFMDIDEDNWDMIMNVNTKAMWLGMQETARQMIAQGPMEGHPYKLINVGSIASRKPLVDVTVYCTSKYGCLALTHCGAIGLAEHGITVNGYAPGVVVTPLWEQLDKDLVDIGFKKREGQAYEDIVRDALQIKRVSYPDDITGTASFLASDDSDYMTGQMIHIDGGWCIQ from the coding sequence ATGGACCCCAACCGCCTGAAAGGCAAAAACATCCTGATTACAGGTGCGGGCCGCGGCATGGGCGCGGCGAATGCCCAGAATTTCGCAGCGCAAGGTGCGAATGTATGCTTGGGCGACCTGGATCAGGACGAAGCACAGGCGATGGCAGATCGTATCAACGCGGAAGGCAATGGGCAGGCCATCGCAGTGCGCATGGACGTGACCCACCGCGCGGATAATGCCGCTGCCGTGGCGGCAACCGTCGAGGCCTTCGGTTCGATCAACGTCGGCCTGTTCAATGCTGGCCTGAACAAGCCCCGGTTCTTCATGGATATCGATGAAGACAACTGGGACATGATCATGAACGTCAACACCAAGGCGATGTGGCTGGGCATGCAAGAAACCGCTCGCCAGATGATTGCGCAGGGGCCTATGGAAGGGCACCCCTACAAGCTGATCAACGTCGGCTCCATCGCCTCGCGAAAACCACTGGTGGATGTGACAGTCTATTGCACGTCAAAATATGGCTGCCTTGCGCTGACGCATTGCGGTGCCATCGGGCTGGCTGAACACGGAATAACTGTCAACGGATACGCGCCTGGCGTGGTGGTGACGCCGCTGTGGGAACAGTTGGACAAGGATCTGGTAGATATCGGGTTCAAGAAGCGCGAGGGTCAGGCATATGAGGACATCGTGCGCGATGCGCTTCAGATCAAACGCGTGTCCTATCCCGACGATATCACCGGCACCGCGTCTTTTCTCGCCAGCGACGACAGCGATTACATGACCGGCCAGATGATCCATATCGACGGCGGCTGGTGCATCCAGTAA
- a CDS encoding sugar ABC transporter substrate-binding protein, whose translation MKTSIKVALACTTAMLGSAASAQTMTIGITQNNVGVDSYQTTYERAFIAAAEANPNVEAVVLDAGGDVARQIAQMEDLIQQEVDAIIIWPTNGEAVIPAVRKAHDADIPVIVTNSNIAEQGFDFVASFSGPDNITQGARSAEIMCDKFVDMGIQDEARVVQISGQPGYTTAIERQEGFEDRLPEVCPNVTLVETQPGDWNREKSQQVMEAFLVKYDDIDGVYAGDDNMGVGALNAAKAAGREGIIFVGATNFAVGYDAMAAGDYWGSIYQSPVDDAEAALQTAIDTLNGEELPFLNYFDTPKITQDNMEEFTKPVF comes from the coding sequence ATGAAGACATCCATCAAAGTTGCGCTTGCCTGCACTACCGCCATGTTGGGCAGCGCGGCGAGCGCTCAGACCATGACTATCGGGATCACGCAAAACAACGTTGGCGTGGACAGCTATCAGACTACCTACGAGCGCGCTTTCATTGCCGCAGCCGAGGCGAACCCCAACGTAGAAGCTGTCGTGCTGGATGCGGGCGGGGATGTTGCGCGCCAGATTGCGCAGATGGAAGACCTGATCCAGCAGGAAGTGGACGCCATCATCATCTGGCCGACCAACGGTGAGGCGGTCATTCCCGCTGTACGCAAGGCCCATGACGCAGACATTCCGGTCATCGTGACCAATTCCAACATTGCCGAACAGGGCTTCGATTTTGTCGCGTCCTTCTCGGGCCCTGACAACATCACGCAGGGTGCGCGGTCGGCCGAAATCATGTGCGACAAGTTCGTCGACATGGGCATCCAAGATGAGGCGCGTGTCGTGCAGATCTCGGGCCAGCCTGGCTATACCACGGCCATCGAGCGCCAAGAGGGGTTTGAGGACCGTCTGCCCGAAGTGTGCCCCAACGTGACCCTCGTTGAAACCCAGCCAGGCGACTGGAATCGTGAAAAGTCGCAGCAGGTCATGGAGGCCTTCCTGGTAAAATACGACGACATCGACGGCGTCTACGCCGGTGATGACAACATGGGCGTCGGCGCGTTGAACGCCGCTAAGGCTGCGGGCCGCGAAGGTATCATCTTCGTGGGGGCCACCAACTTTGCGGTGGGCTATGATGCCATGGCAGCCGGTGATTACTGGGGGTCCATCTACCAATCCCCGGTCGATGACGCCGAGGCTGCGCTGCAAACCGCGATCGACACGCTGAACGGCGAGGAACTGCCCTTCCTGAACTACTTCGACACGCCGAAGATCACTCAGGACAACATGGAAGAGTTCACCAAGCCGGTATTCTGA